AGGTTTGTGGGTCCCGCTTCGTCCGAATCGCCGGACGGCTTGGGAAGAAACAGCACGCAAAATAAGGAAGAATACGCGGGATTTATAGGTTCGCGCCGTCGACATTCGGACTGTTATGGGACAGACACTCACGGAAAAAATCCTCGACGAACACCTCGTCGAAGGTGACCTCACACCCGGTGAGGAAATCGGAATCGAGATCGACCAGGTGCTGACACAGGACACGACGGGAACACTCGTCTGGCTGCAGTTCGAGGCGCTGGGTCTCGAGGAGGTCCAGACGGAACTGGCCGCCCAGTACTGCGACCACCAGACCTACCAGTTCGACTTCAAGAACACCGACGACCACCGCTTCCTGCGCTCTGCGGCTGGCACGTTCGGTGCCCACTTCTCGCGACCCGGCAACGGTATCTGCCACAACGTCCACAAGGAGAACTTCGCCGCGCCCGGCAAGACGATGCTCGGCTCGGACTCCCACACCCCGACCCCCGGCGGCCTCGGCGAACTCGCCATCGGTTCGGGTGGCCTGGACGTCGCCGTCGCGATGGGCGGCGGCGCCTACTACATCGAGATGCCCGAAGTCGTCAACGTCCGACTCGAGGGCGAGCTCCCCGAGTGGGCAACCGCGAAGGACGTCATCTTAGAGCTGCTCCGTCGCCTGAGCGTCAAGGGCGGCGTCGGCAAGGTGCTCGAATACACCGGCCCCGGCGTCGAGACGCTCTCGGTGCCCGAGCGGACGACCATCACCAACATGGGGACCGAGCTCGGTGCCACCTCCTCTATCTTCCCGACCGACGAGAACACCAAGGACTACCTCTCACGGCTCGGCCGCGAGGACGTCTACGAGGAAGTCGTCCCGGACGACGACGCCGAGTACCACGACGAGATCGTCGTCGACCTCTCGGACCTCGAACCGCTCATCGCCACGCCGTCGATGCCGGACAACGTCGTCCCGGTCAGCGAGGTCGAGGGCGTCGACGTCGAGCAGGTCATCATCGGCTCCTGTACGAACGGTGCCTACGAGGATATCCTCCCGTCGGCCAAGATGCTCGAAGGCCGAAACATCGACAAGAAGACCGAGATGATCGTCGCGCCCGGTTCCAAGCAGGCCTCCGAGATGCTGGCCCGCGAGGGCTGGACCGCGGAGATGATGGCCGCCGGCGTCAACTTCTCCGAGGCGACGTGTGGTGCCTGTATCGGCATCGGCCACGTTCCGGCCTCGGATTCGGTCTCGCTGCGGACCTTCAACCGCAACTTCGAGGGTCGCTCGGGTATCGAGGACGACAACGTCTACCTCTGTTCGCCCGAGGTGGCCACCGCGGCCGCGCTGACCGGCGAGATCGTCGACCCGCGCAACCTCGCCGACGAACTGGGCGACCTGGAGGCCCCCGGCCTGGAGATGCCCGACTCCTACATCGGCAACTCCGAGTCCGACCTCATCGCGCCCGACGAGGCCGTCGACGACGAGCTCATCAAGGGCCCGAACATCGGCGACGTGCCGCTGAAGGACCCCCTCGAGCACGAGGTCGGCGGTGAGGCCCTCCTGAAGATGGAGGACAACATCACCACGGACCACATCATCCCGGCCACCCAGGACATCCTGATGTACCGGTCGAACGTCCCGAAGCTGTCTGAGTTCACGCTCTCGCGCGTCGACGACACCTTCGCGCAGCGCGCACTCGATTCCCCCGGCGGCGTCCTCGTCGCCGGCGAGAACTACGGGCAGGGCTCCTCGCGTGAGCACGCGGCCCTCTGTCCGATGTACCTCGGCATCGAGGCCGTCTTCGCCCAGAGCTTCGCCCGCATCCACAAGGCGAACCTGTTCAACTTCGGCATCGTGCCCCTCGAGATCGACTCCGAGACCTACGAGGCCATCGAGCAGGGCGACGACATCGAGATCGTCGACGACGTCGCCGACGCCGTCCGCGACGGACAGGAGGAGTTCACCATCCGAATCAACGACGACTGGGAGGCGACCGCGACGCTGGACGCCTCGCCGCGCGAACGTGAAATCCTCGCCGACGGTGGCAAGCTGCCCCACACGAAGATGCAACACGAGGACGGCGGCGCGGCACCCGCCGACGACTGAACTCGCCGCTCGACCGACCCGTCTTTTTTCGCGCCCGCTGACCGAGCGACTGCGAAGCCACCGCTCCGAGCGACCGGTCCCGCTGCTACTGGTTGAGTCGCTTACGAGGTGTGCCTGGCTGGGAGACGGCTCGACAGTGCAGTCGGAGGGCTCACGAACCCGTCGCTCGGAAGGACGAATAATCGAAAGAGGGGTGGGGGTGGGGGTGGTGGCACCCAAAGTGGGTGCATCCTGAATTTCGTCGGTGATACGTATGAATCTTGCGGCCCGCCGTGCCCCGGTTCAATCCGAGTACTCGAATCTCACAATTGAGAACGAGACGCTGTTGGACTGCACCTGTGGTCGGTCGTTCGGCCGGCGACAACATCTATGTAGGCACCGTTCCTACGTCGGGACGTGACGACGACCGCTCCCGGACCGGACGACTCCGTCGAGGGCCCTCCCATCCGGGAAGCCACGCGGGCGGACCTGCTCGAGATCTACCGCCTCGAGCAGAACGCCTTCCCCCAGCCCTGGCCGTTCTCGGCGCTCGAGAGCTATCTCGGCGAACCCGGGTTCCTGGTCGCCGAAGCGGACCGGGACGGCGTCCCGTCGGTCGCGGGCTACGTCATCGCCGACACGATTCCGAACCACGGCACACCGCTCGGACACGTCAAGGACATCGCGGTCACGCCGGAGTATCGCCGAACTGGCGTCGCGACGGCACTGCTTCGCCGGGCGCTGGCCGTCCTCTCCGCGGCCGGCGCCGGCTCGGTCAAACTCGAGGTCCGTGCCGACAACCACGGGGCGCTCCGCCTCTACCGCCAGTTCGACTTCGAACACCGCAAGACCATCCCGAACTACTACAGCAACGGGAACGACGCGCTCGTGATGGTGCGACTGCTCTGAGCCGGGCCGCGACGAGACCCGTCCAGATTTAGGGCTCGGGCGCGACGACTACGGTACGATGGGGTACGCTTGCCCAGTGTGTGACCAGCCACAGGCCGACGCCGAGCATCTCGCCAACCACCTCGCGTTCACCGCTCTGACCGGCGGGGACGACCACGAGGCCTGGCTCGACGAGCACGTCCCCGACTGGGGGCAGCTGGGCGAGTCCGGTCTCGCCGAGATTGTCGTCGACCACGCCAGCGAGGCCGACTACCCGCAGGTGTTCGAGGACACGACCGGCGGCCACGAGCGACACTCCCACGGCCACGACCACGCCGGTGGGGCCGACCACGCACCCGACCAGCGGTCGCTCTCGGCGGCCGACCGGGACGTGCTCGAAGAGGCCCGCGACCTGACCGAAGCGATGCTCGACGCTGACGACGAAACGGCCGACGCCGACGACACGGACGCGTCCGAAGACGAAACCCAGTAGTCCCGCGAGGCCCTAACGACGTCCATGGAGACAGAGGGGCAGTTCTCGCCGACGACGGCCGAGGCGGCACGCGACCGCTACGAGACTCTCGGTCCGACCGCACAGGTGGTCGTCAAGGAGGTCGCGAAGGCCATGGGCCTCGACGCCGAGGAGTATCGCGAGCGCGTCACCGGTGCGGTCGTCGAGACCGCCCGCGATGTCCTGTTCGCCGAGTCGCTCGCGGTCACTGTCGGCACGCGCGAGGAGTTCGACGACTGGGCGGCCGACACCGACCTCGAGGTGACAGTCATGGGTGCCGACAACGTCGACAACGTGGTCTGGCACGCCGCGCCGTTCACCGGACAGGCCGTCGCCGCGACCTACCAGAGCGAACGCGACGCGGCCGTCGGGACACTCCGCCGACAGGCGTTCGGTCGCCTCTACGACGAGGTCGTCTGATGCGTCGGATCACGCGCAACGTCGTCCTCGGACTGGTGGTGGTGCTCGTCCTGCTGCTCGCACTGGGTGCGCTCCCGAGCCTGCTGAAGTCCGGCGACCCGTTCTACGTCGTCGCGACCCCCGCCGAAGACGGGGCCAACGCCACGGCGGTCAACAGCACCGCTATCGAGGCCCAGTTCTACCCGTTCACGACGGCGGCGCTCTCGAACGCGACGGCGACCGACAGTGGCCGGTCGGACCCGTACTGGCGCGGTCCGGTCGGTGTCAAGGGCGCGTTCACCCACTCGCCGTTCGACGAGCGGGCGGCGCTGACCCAGCAGTATCCGAGCGCGGCCGACGGCGACCGGGTCCGCGTTCGTCACAACGGCACGCTTTACCACGTCGCGGTCACACAGACGGTATGAGCCGCGACCCGTCCCACGAGTGGCCCGTCGTCGAGTCCGAGACCGAGTACGAGACCGGCTGGTACACCGGCGGCTACGACCGCGTCCGGCAACCCGACGGCTCCGAGAAGGACTACTACTGGGCGGAGCTGCCCGACGCCGCCGTCGTCGTCGCCACCACCGGCGACGAGCTGGTGATGGTCGACCAGTTCCGCCCGACCATCCGCGAGCAGTGTCTGGAACTCCCCGCGGGCATCGTCGAGGACGGCGAGTCCTACACGACCGCCGGCGCGCGCGAACTCCGCGAGGAGACCGGTTTCGACCCTGCCGGCGTCTCGCTGCTCGAGGAGTTCTACTGTTCGACGGGCGTGTTGCGCCATCGCCGCGGCATCGTCTTCGCCGAGGGCCTGGAACCCACCGACGCGAACCTGGACGACAACGAGTTCCTCTCGGTGACCACGGTCCCTATCGAGGACGCACTGGATGTCGCCCGGCGCGAACCCGCTAACGACGCCACTATCGAAGGCATCCTCCTCGCACGCGCGGAGGGGCTTCTGTGACGAGGGCGTGACGACACTCCGACGGCGGCGACCGCACATTCGCATCCGAACCGACGTGCTGGCGTAGTCCGAAGCCCGTTTACGCATCGACGGCTTTTCCCGCGACATGGACGGCGAAATCGGTGTCGAGGAGATGAAGTCACTGCTCGGGAACGACGGGGTCCGGGTCGTAGACATCCGTTCGCCGGGCGCGTTCCAGCGTGGCCACATCCCGGGCAGCGAGAACGTCCCGCTCCCGGCGCTCGTCGGGTCCGTCGAGCGCTTCGCGGGTGCCGACCGAATCGTGACTGTCTGTCCCCACGGCGAGTCGAGCGTCCAGGCCGCCCGCCTCATCGCGTCCTACGAGGGGTTCGACGGCGACGTCGAGAGCTTCGGCCCGGGGCTCACCGGCTGGGACGGTCCGCTCGAGACGGCCGACGCGACTGGGAACGACGAGGGCCCTGACGCCCCCTTCTGAGTAGCCACTGGCCGTCGAGACGACAAGTCACACTGCACGTGAGCCCCGCTGCTCAGGGGACGGTTGTTCCGGGGACGTGAATCGTGGTGGCTCGGTCGAAAACGCTCTCATCACACGGGGCTGAGCGGGGGTAACTGCTCGTCATCGCCACCAACACTGAGTAGCCTGTCGGTGGTGAAAAACTCGTTCATCGACTGATTAACCCGGTTCGGTCCACACTATTTCTGAAGCGCCCCACACTGTCCTAGCAGTTAGATTTGTACCGTACCAGCTGTTGCTGCATTTACTATGCTCTACTGGCTAAACAGTGTTTGATCGAGGTCCACCACACAGTAGTCGTGTTCGGTGTAATTCCCATCTGTCGCAATGCAAAATACACGGCGGCCCCGTTGATTCGAACCAGCCGACATGGCTCTCTGATGATTCTCGTGACGGTCGATACTATTATGAAAGTAGTATCCGACCGAGGATTCATGGATTACGTTCGATTAGGAGAGACAGGGCTAGAAGTCTCGACGATTGCGTTGGGGACGTGGCGGTTCGGCATGGAACACGAGGAGACTGGCGTGGTAGAAACCGGGAAAAATGAAGCACACGAGATGTTAGACGCATACGCTGAACGAGAAGGTAACTTCATCGACACGGCAAATGGGTACGGTGATGGGGACTCGGAACGGTGGATTGGCGATTGGCTCACTGAGCGCGAACGTGAAGATTACGTCGTCGCTTCCAAGTGCTACTGGTCGAAGGAATCGCGTTTCCAGGAGAATCTCTCACGGAAAAACGTCCGTGCCGAAGTCGAAGGGTCGCTAGAGCGACTGAACACCGACTACCTCGACATCCTGTACTTGCATCGCTTTGACGACGACACACCGATCGAGCGCACGCTGCGGACCCTCGACGATCTGATAACTGAGGGGAAGATCCAGCATATTGGACTTTCGACTGCAGACGCCTGGAAACTCATGAAGGGAGTCTTGACTGCGGACCTCAACAATTTTGAGCGATTTACCGTCACTCAGCCGTTATTCCACGCTGCGTACTACGAGGACGTTGCGGAGTATCTCACGGTCTGTTCTGATCAGAATCTTTCTGTCTGTCCGTATTCTCCGTTGGCTGGTGGTTTCCTTACAGGGAAATACGAACGCGTGGGAGACGGGTCGTATGATCTCGACGCACCAGAGAATACTCGCGCACAGCTTGACGATCGCTTCTTGGACTTCTACGTCTCTGAACGTGGTTGGCACGTTCTCGACAAAATTCGTCAGATCGCCACGGATCTCGACGCCACCCCTGCACAAGTCGCGCTGCGGTGGTTGATTGACCAACCCGACTTCACGTGTGTGCCGATTATCGGAGCACGGACTATCGACCAGCTCGATGATAATCTGGGAGCTATCGATATCAGCCTGACTGATGAACAGTTTGATGCCATCTTTGAGGCACGCTACGATGAGAATGGAACTCTCTACGAAACAAATGTCTGAGTGATATCGATTACCCGTGAACGGTTAGACGTGTAATCGACCATCGAAAGCAGATGTCATGATTGAACCACCTTTCCGCTCAATTGGATACCTGCCTCCGGGCGAAAGACTAATGAAAATATACCTACACTATTTATTATGAAAACCGAGTCTATGAATGTTGGTATCGTAGGTTTGGGGCCACATGGTACCAACCATGCCGAATTACTGCAGAAAATGGGGCACAATGTATTTGGAGCCGACGCAAACCTTGATTACTGTGAGAAATTTGAGCAAGAACTCGGTGTGGACACAGTTACTTCTCCCGATGGTCTGTACCGCCGAGATCTCGATGCAATCATTGTATCCACGCCCAACAAATTCCATGAAACTGCGGCCGTAGATGCCATGGAAAACGGATTCGATGTGTTAATCGAAAAACCGCTGGCGCACGATCTGGAAAGTGCTCAACGGATTGCATCGGTTGCACAAAAAACAGAAAACATCTGTATGACCGGATACTCGAATCGATTCCTAAATACGTTCCAAATAGCCGAAGAATATGTTCAATCTGGGTATTTTGGAGATATCTCTCACATCAATGCGCGACACACCCGACGGAGAGGAATACCTGGCAGGGGAACATGGTATACCTCACAAGAAATCGCCGGTGGCGGAGTACTGATGGATACCGGTGCAAGTCTTGTTTCGTTATTGTTGTCGTTATTGGACTGGGAAGAAATTAAAGAAATAAAATCGGTGACCCGGTCTGAATTTGGAAACCGTTCTGATTACAGCTATTTATCCATGTGGGGGGAAGATGACGATGGAAAATTGTATGATGTCGAAGATTCCGTAGTTGCTTTTTGTGAATTTGAAAATGATATATCTGCGACTATCGAGGTTGCGTGGGCTGCTAATACGGAGTCGAATCATTTCTACGAAATACAGGGTACCGAGGCAGGTGCCCGACTTACTATGCCAAATCGGTATGAAGATACCAGAACAGAAACATCTTCGAAGACGGGCTTGGAACTATACGAAACCCGCTCTGAACCAGTCGACCACTTCATCGACTCTACCTTGAAAGTCCCCGCGAACGATCCATATGAAGAGGAACTCGATACCTTCCTCTCTGCCGTAGATCAGAACGAACGAGCGCAAACAAACGACATTGATCAAGCGCTTCGAATCCAACGGATGCTAGAACAAATGTATCAAGCGGGTGGACTGTATGATTGAGCCGTCGACAATCGGGAAGGATCAATTGCTACCATATCAAGCATCAGAAACCAATGAATGAACGCACCAGTACAGGTAGACAAACTATCGGTTCTGTCGAAAATGCATTTGATATCATAGAGTATATTCAGAAACGAGAGCCGGTAGGTGTAACTGAAGTCTCAGAAGCGACAGGTCGATCTAAGAGCAGCACATTCCATTACTTAGCGACGCTAACCGACAGGGGCTATCTTGACCGGGTGGATGATGGATACCAGTTAGGACTGAGATTTCTAACACTTGGAGGTACCGCCCGTGAGAGAGAACGGTTATTTCGACTTGGAAAGAGTGATGCAGACAAATTATCCCAAGATATCGGTGAAAAAGTCCGCCTGATAGTTGAACGTGACGGGTATGGGATTACTTTATATCAAGAAGAGGGAGATGATGTCGAAAATACCTATACTCACGTAGGAAGCACCGAAGAACTGTATTGTACTGCG
This DNA window, taken from Haloarcula ordinaria, encodes the following:
- a CDS encoding aconitate hydratase — encoded protein: MGQTLTEKILDEHLVEGDLTPGEEIGIEIDQVLTQDTTGTLVWLQFEALGLEEVQTELAAQYCDHQTYQFDFKNTDDHRFLRSAAGTFGAHFSRPGNGICHNVHKENFAAPGKTMLGSDSHTPTPGGLGELAIGSGGLDVAVAMGGGAYYIEMPEVVNVRLEGELPEWATAKDVILELLRRLSVKGGVGKVLEYTGPGVETLSVPERTTITNMGTELGATSSIFPTDENTKDYLSRLGREDVYEEVVPDDDAEYHDEIVVDLSDLEPLIATPSMPDNVVPVSEVEGVDVEQVIIGSCTNGAYEDILPSAKMLEGRNIDKKTEMIVAPGSKQASEMLAREGWTAEMMAAGVNFSEATCGACIGIGHVPASDSVSLRTFNRNFEGRSGIEDDNVYLCSPEVATAAALTGEIVDPRNLADELGDLEAPGLEMPDSYIGNSESDLIAPDEAVDDELIKGPNIGDVPLKDPLEHEVGGEALLKMEDNITTDHIIPATQDILMYRSNVPKLSEFTLSRVDDTFAQRALDSPGGVLVAGENYGQGSSREHAALCPMYLGIEAVFAQSFARIHKANLFNFGIVPLEIDSETYEAIEQGDDIEIVDDVADAVRDGQEEFTIRINDDWEATATLDASPREREILADGGKLPHTKMQHEDGGAAPADD
- the rimI gene encoding ribosomal protein S18-alanine N-acetyltransferase, with amino-acid sequence MTTTAPGPDDSVEGPPIREATRADLLEIYRLEQNAFPQPWPFSALESYLGEPGFLVAEADRDGVPSVAGYVIADTIPNHGTPLGHVKDIAVTPEYRRTGVATALLRRALAVLSAAGAGSVKLEVRADNHGALRLYRQFDFEHRKTIPNYYSNGNDALVMVRLL
- a CDS encoding DUF5810 domain-containing protein, with the protein product MGYACPVCDQPQADAEHLANHLAFTALTGGDDHEAWLDEHVPDWGQLGESGLAEIVVDHASEADYPQVFEDTTGGHERHSHGHDHAGGADHAPDQRSLSAADRDVLEEARDLTEAMLDADDETADADDTDASEDETQ
- a CDS encoding DUF5809 family protein, with the translated sequence METEGQFSPTTAEAARDRYETLGPTAQVVVKEVAKAMGLDAEEYRERVTGAVVETARDVLFAESLAVTVGTREEFDDWAADTDLEVTVMGADNVDNVVWHAAPFTGQAVAATYQSERDAAVGTLRRQAFGRLYDEVV
- a CDS encoding NUDIX hydrolase, with amino-acid sequence MSRDPSHEWPVVESETEYETGWYTGGYDRVRQPDGSEKDYYWAELPDAAVVVATTGDELVMVDQFRPTIREQCLELPAGIVEDGESYTTAGARELREETGFDPAGVSLLEEFYCSTGVLRHRRGIVFAEGLEPTDANLDDNEFLSVTTVPIEDALDVARREPANDATIEGILLARAEGLL
- a CDS encoding rhodanese-like domain-containing protein, whose product is MDGEIGVEEMKSLLGNDGVRVVDIRSPGAFQRGHIPGSENVPLPALVGSVERFAGADRIVTVCPHGESSVQAARLIASYEGFDGDVESFGPGLTGWDGPLETADATGNDEGPDAPF
- a CDS encoding aldo/keto reductase, with protein sequence MDYVRLGETGLEVSTIALGTWRFGMEHEETGVVETGKNEAHEMLDAYAEREGNFIDTANGYGDGDSERWIGDWLTEREREDYVVASKCYWSKESRFQENLSRKNVRAEVEGSLERLNTDYLDILYLHRFDDDTPIERTLRTLDDLITEGKIQHIGLSTADAWKLMKGVLTADLNNFERFTVTQPLFHAAYYEDVAEYLTVCSDQNLSVCPYSPLAGGFLTGKYERVGDGSYDLDAPENTRAQLDDRFLDFYVSERGWHVLDKIRQIATDLDATPAQVALRWLIDQPDFTCVPIIGARTIDQLDDNLGAIDISLTDEQFDAIFEARYDENGTLYETNV
- a CDS encoding Gfo/Idh/MocA family protein; the encoded protein is MKTESMNVGIVGLGPHGTNHAELLQKMGHNVFGADANLDYCEKFEQELGVDTVTSPDGLYRRDLDAIIVSTPNKFHETAAVDAMENGFDVLIEKPLAHDLESAQRIASVAQKTENICMTGYSNRFLNTFQIAEEYVQSGYFGDISHINARHTRRRGIPGRGTWYTSQEIAGGGVLMDTGASLVSLLLSLLDWEEIKEIKSVTRSEFGNRSDYSYLSMWGEDDDGKLYDVEDSVVAFCEFENDISATIEVAWAANTESNHFYEIQGTEAGARLTMPNRYEDTRTETSSKTGLELYETRSEPVDHFIDSTLKVPANDPYEEELDTFLSAVDQNERAQTNDIDQALRIQRMLEQMYQAGGLYD
- a CDS encoding IclR family transcriptional regulator, which produces MNERTSTGRQTIGSVENAFDIIEYIQKREPVGVTEVSEATGRSKSSTFHYLATLTDRGYLDRVDDGYQLGLRFLTLGGTARERERLFRLGKSDADKLSQDIGEKVRLIVERDGYGITLYQEEGDDVENTYTHVGSTEELYCTAAGKAFLAEIPDDELNKYLSNKKLEPYTEHTITDELDLRSELEQIQTTGVAFDDRERYDDIRCVAAPIKLSDGTLLGTFSVSAPTERMSEHRFRTEIPNKIQNAVTVVEINTTYSEWMQQE